The Pandoraea apista genomic interval GCGGTAAATCCCAACTCTGCCGGGGTGATGCCATATTTGGCAATTGCCGCCCTCATGCTAGAAATCGCCTCTGCTTTCTCACGATTCCGTATTTGGGCCGCTTGCTGTTGAAGCTGCTCAATCTTGGCTTGAATTTCCTCGTATGTCTCCACTGTTTGCCTCTGTTCAAAGTAAGGGAGGGAAAATCGTTGCAATACGATCCTTATTGCTAGGAAATGTA includes:
- a CDS encoding H-NS family nucleoid-associated regulatory protein yields the protein MQRFSLPYFEQRQTVETYEEIQAKIEQLQQQAAQIRNREKAEAISSMRAAIAKYGITPAELGFTASRLTFSGKSATTVKEPKYRNPNTGETWSGRGRAPKWLKEKGTAKDDFLVA